The Microbacter sp. GSS18 genome has a segment encoding these proteins:
- a CDS encoding glycoside hydrolase family 1 protein yields the protein MTERDFPPGFLFGAATAAHQVEGANVGSDWWHFEHDPSTAAVESSGDGIDHFHRFASDFELLAGLGHTAHRLSIEWARIEPAPGEFSLAALDHYRTVLEALRATGMTSFVTLHHFTLPQWFAERGGWLAPDALELFERYCRRALSALGPLIDFVCTVNEPQMVALHGYLEGYHPPGVTNPTLWKRVGRTLLAAHRRAVEATRAESDAQPGLVLQLPHLVPARDDEAGRAFHAYMDGEIAELYLDGLTGESAGDWLGVQYYRKNWVDPSSPTIFAPPPEGYAVTQMGWAVYPDGLRQVLHRASRVGLPLYVTENGIATEDDAERLDYLESHLRAVSDAIAEGVDVRGYLHWSAFDNFEWSEGYRPKFGLIAVDREGDFERRPKPSAHAFERVARTGRIAACREGAPGR from the coding sequence GTGACCGAACGCGACTTCCCCCCGGGCTTCCTCTTCGGCGCTGCCACGGCGGCGCACCAGGTGGAGGGCGCCAACGTCGGATCCGACTGGTGGCACTTCGAGCACGACCCGTCCACGGCGGCGGTGGAGAGCTCGGGCGACGGCATCGACCACTTCCACCGGTTCGCATCCGACTTCGAACTCCTCGCGGGGCTCGGGCACACCGCACACCGTCTGTCGATCGAGTGGGCTCGGATCGAGCCCGCGCCCGGCGAGTTCAGCCTCGCGGCCCTCGATCACTACCGCACTGTGCTCGAGGCGCTGCGGGCCACGGGCATGACGAGCTTCGTCACGCTGCACCACTTCACCCTCCCGCAGTGGTTCGCCGAGCGCGGCGGGTGGCTCGCTCCCGACGCGCTGGAGCTGTTCGAGCGGTACTGCCGACGGGCGCTGTCGGCGCTCGGTCCCCTGATCGACTTCGTCTGCACCGTCAACGAGCCGCAGATGGTCGCGCTCCACGGCTACCTCGAGGGCTATCACCCGCCGGGCGTGACGAATCCGACGCTGTGGAAGCGCGTCGGGCGCACCCTGCTGGCTGCTCACCGGCGGGCGGTCGAGGCGACCCGTGCCGAGTCCGACGCGCAGCCCGGACTCGTGCTGCAGCTGCCGCACCTGGTGCCGGCGCGCGACGACGAGGCCGGACGCGCGTTCCACGCGTATATGGACGGCGAGATCGCCGAGCTGTACCTCGACGGCCTCACCGGCGAGTCGGCCGGCGACTGGCTGGGCGTGCAGTACTACCGGAAGAACTGGGTGGACCCGTCCTCGCCCACCATCTTCGCTCCGCCTCCCGAGGGCTACGCGGTCACGCAGATGGGCTGGGCGGTCTATCCGGACGGGCTGCGCCAGGTGCTCCATCGCGCGAGCCGCGTCGGACTCCCGCTCTACGTCACCGAGAACGGGATCGCGACCGAAGACGACGCCGAGCGCCTCGACTACCTCGAGTCGCACCTGCGCGCCGTGTCGGACGCGATCGCCGAGGGCGTCGACGTGCGCGGATACCTGCACTGGTCGGCCTTCGACAACTTCGAGTGGTCGGAGGGGTATCGCCCCAAGTTCGGGCTCATCGCCGTCGATCGCGAGGGCGACTTCGAGCGCCGGCCGAAGCCGAGTGCGCATGCCTTCGAGCGCGTCGCCCGCACGGGTCGCATCGCGGCGTGCCGGGAGGGCGCTCCCGGACGCTGA
- a CDS encoding bifunctional metallophosphatase/5'-nucleotidase, with protein MKRSSRRALGLVTAAVAGASLVLVAPGVALADKGGIANPGSEKNNGRFQAVQLLSFNDYHGHIASPDFHEDEDDPDFDPADLFYGANDVGGGEFLASKLAELREDAPKDRTLTVAAGDLIGGSPFLSGLFHDEPSVESLEAIGLDLSSVGNHEFDEGTEELLRMQNGGCHPDDGCYFPSAPYDGADFEWLAANVIEKDGGESLLPGTSVEEVDGMKIGFIGMTLEATPTLVSPAGVSTVDFLDEVETANAEAAKLQEMGVEAIVVLLHEGGLPTGGGVGDCVGVSDPILTIASDMDPAIDMLVTGHTHQPYVCSIADPNGDPRLVTSAASYGRVVTETALVIDTKTGDVNRKKTSAQNHLVTGVEAAPEITSIVEKWDALAGEIGGRVVGTVAEDITGDSGGDRGIETPMGNLVADAILWGTDGADEGGAEIAFMNIGGVRASLLLAPKYDEGPGEVTYAEAYDVNPFGNLIVSIDMTGADIKAVLEQQYDPSRSRNYLALGVSEGFEYTWDDGQPQGSKVSDMQLNGVDIDPAGTYRVAVYNFLAGGGDSFTAFTNGTNLLGGPEDLANFVAFLEANPGLTAPGDRVAGL; from the coding sequence ATGAAGAGATCGTCACGCCGAGCCCTCGGACTCGTCACCGCCGCCGTCGCCGGCGCGTCGCTGGTGCTCGTGGCACCGGGCGTCGCACTCGCCGACAAGGGCGGCATCGCGAACCCGGGCAGCGAGAAGAACAACGGCCGGTTCCAGGCCGTCCAGCTGCTGTCGTTCAACGACTACCACGGCCACATCGCGTCGCCCGACTTCCATGAAGACGAGGACGACCCCGACTTCGACCCGGCGGACCTCTTCTACGGCGCCAACGACGTCGGCGGTGGCGAGTTCCTCGCCTCGAAGCTCGCCGAGCTGCGCGAGGACGCGCCCAAGGACCGCACCCTGACGGTCGCCGCCGGCGACCTCATCGGCGGCTCTCCGTTCCTCTCGGGCCTGTTCCACGACGAGCCGTCCGTGGAGTCGCTCGAGGCCATCGGCCTGGACCTCTCGTCGGTGGGCAACCACGAGTTCGACGAGGGCACCGAAGAGCTGCTGCGCATGCAGAACGGCGGGTGCCACCCCGACGACGGCTGCTACTTCCCCTCGGCGCCGTACGACGGCGCGGACTTCGAGTGGCTCGCCGCGAACGTCATCGAGAAGGACGGCGGGGAGTCGCTCCTCCCGGGCACCTCGGTCGAAGAGGTCGACGGCATGAAGATCGGCTTCATCGGGATGACGCTCGAGGCCACGCCGACGCTCGTGAGCCCCGCCGGCGTCTCCACGGTGGACTTCCTCGACGAGGTCGAGACGGCCAACGCCGAAGCCGCGAAGCTGCAGGAGATGGGCGTCGAGGCGATCGTCGTCCTGCTCCACGAGGGCGGCCTTCCGACCGGCGGCGGCGTGGGCGACTGCGTCGGCGTCTCGGACCCCATCCTGACGATCGCGTCGGACATGGACCCCGCGATCGACATGCTCGTGACCGGTCACACCCATCAGCCGTACGTCTGCTCGATCGCCGACCCGAACGGCGACCCGCGCCTCGTGACGTCGGCGGCGTCGTACGGTCGCGTCGTCACCGAGACGGCGCTGGTCATCGACACCAAGACCGGTGACGTCAACCGCAAGAAGACGTCCGCGCAGAACCACCTGGTGACCGGTGTCGAAGCCGCCCCCGAGATCACCTCGATCGTCGAGAAGTGGGACGCCCTCGCCGGCGAGATCGGCGGTCGCGTCGTGGGCACGGTCGCCGAGGACATCACGGGCGACTCCGGCGGCGACCGCGGCATCGAGACGCCGATGGGCAACCTCGTGGCAGACGCCATCCTGTGGGGCACGGACGGCGCCGACGAGGGTGGAGCCGAGATCGCCTTCATGAACATCGGCGGTGTGCGCGCGTCGCTCCTGCTCGCGCCCAAGTACGACGAGGGCCCGGGCGAGGTGACCTACGCCGAGGCGTACGACGTCAACCCGTTCGGCAACCTGATCGTCAGCATCGACATGACCGGCGCCGACATCAAGGCCGTGCTCGAGCAGCAGTACGACCCCAGCCGCAGCCGGAACTACCTCGCGCTCGGTGTGTCGGAGGGCTTCGAGTACACGTGGGACGACGGCCAGCCGCAGGGAAGCAAGGTCAGCGACATGCAGCTGAACGGCGTCGACATCGACCCGGCCGGCACGTACCGCGTCGCGGTGTACAACTTCCTGGCCGGTGGCGGTGACTCGTTCACGGCGTTCACCAATGGAACCAACCTGCTGGGCGGCCCCGAGGACCTGGCGAACTTCGTCGCGTTCCTCGAGGCGAATCCGGGCCTCACGGCTCCCGGCGACCGCGTCGCGGGGCTCTGA